Proteins from a single region of Choloepus didactylus isolate mChoDid1 chromosome 10, mChoDid1.pri, whole genome shotgun sequence:
- the LOC119505462 gene encoding phosphoserine aminotransferase, with protein MDAPRQVVNFGPGPAKLPHSVLLEIQKELLDYKEVGISVLEMSHRSSDFAKIINTTENLVRELLAIPDNYKVIFVQGGGCGQFSAVPLNLIGLKAARCADYVVTGAWSAKAAEEAKKFGTVNTVYPKLGSYTKIPDPSTWNLNPDASYVYYCANETVHGVEFDFVPDVKGAVLVCDMSSNFLSKPVDVSKFGVLFAGAQKNVGAAGVTVVVVRDDLLGFALQECPSILEYKVQVSNKSLYNTPPSFSIYVMGLVLEWIKNNGGAVAMEKLSCIKSKMIYDIIDHSQGFYVCPVEPQSRSKMNVPFRIGNSKGDEALEKRFLDKALELNMISLKGHRSVGGIRVSLYNAVTIDDVQKLAAFMKNFLEMHQL; from the exons ATGGACGCCCCGAGGCAGGTGGTTAACTTCGGGCCCGGACCGGCCAAGCTGCCGCACTCG gTATTGTTAGAGATACAGAAGGAATTATTAGACTACAAAGAAGTTGGGATTAGTGTTCTTG AAATGAGCCACAGGTCATCAGATTTTGCTAAGATTATTAACACCACAGAGAATCTTGTGCGTGAATTGTT AGCCATTCCAGACAACTACAAGGTGATTTTTGTGCAAGGAGGTGGGTGTGGCCAGTTCAGTGCTGTCCCCTTAAACCTGATTGGCCTGAAAGCAGCAAGGTGTGCAGACTACGTGGTGACAGGAGCTTGGTCGGCTAAGGCTGCAGAAGAAGCCAAGAAGTTTGGAACTGTGAATACTGTCTATCCCAAACTTGGGAGTTATACGA AAATTCCAGATCCAAGCACCTGGAACCTCAACCCAGACGCCTCCTACGTGTATTACTGTGCAAATGAGACTGTGCACGGAGTGGAGTTTGATTTTGTACCTGATGTCAAAGGAGCAGTGTTAGTTTGTGACATGTCTTCAAACTTCCTGTCCAAGCCAGTGGATGTTTCCAAG tTTGGTGTCCTTTTTGCTGGTGCTCAGAAGAACGTTGGTGCCGCGGGGGTCACGGTGGTAGTCGTCCGCGATGACCTGCTGGGCTTTGCTCTCCAAGAGTGCCCCTCCATCTTGGAGTACAAAGTGCAAGTCAGCAACAAGTCCTTGTACAACACGCCTCCATCCTTCAG CATCTACGTCATGGGCTTGGTCCTGGAGTGGATTAAGAACAATGGCGGTGCGGTGGCCATGGAGAAGCTCAGCTGCATCAAATCGAAGATGATCTATGATATTATTGACCATTCTCAAGGATTCTACGT aTGTCCAGTGGAGCCCCAGAGTAGAAGCAAGATGAATGTTCCATTCCGCATTGGCAACTCTAAAGGAGACGAGGCTTTAGAAAAAAGATTTCTTGATAAAGCTCTTGAACTCAATATGATTTCCTTGAAAGGGCATAG GTCTGTAGGAGGCATCCGGGTCTCTCTGTATAATGCCGTCACAATCGATGATGTCCAGAAACTGGCGGCCTTCATGAAAAACTTTTTGGAGATGCATCAACTGTGA